Proteins found in one Loxodonta africana isolate mLoxAfr1 chromosome 21, mLoxAfr1.hap2, whole genome shotgun sequence genomic segment:
- the LOC100661036 gene encoding tripartite motif-containing protein 60-like translates to MAFAASLADLQAEACCPICLDYLKDPVTIDCGHNFCHLCIHQSWEGLQDIFPCPVCLHHCCNGNRKQNTQLCNRTDIVKQIPIMRSKRKWQEEKPLCEKHNQELSLFCEKDLELLCPQCKVSKNQNHHFMPIDQAATSHRRKLKYYIELLKKQVGNAGMELETQVSKSFELRMKVESQVGELYSDFEQVRDVLGKEKDLILFTLQVEEKDVQKKLSENKAMFSEHISTLRNLLVEIAEKCVQSELELLTGIESIYNKYENLSTPAVFSYE, encoded by the coding sequence ATGGCCTTTGCAGCCTCTTTGGCTGACCTCCAAGCAGAGGCCTGCTGCCCCATCTGTCTGGATTACCTGAAAGATCCAGTGACCATTGACTGTGGCCACAACTTCTGTCACCTCTGCATCCACCAGAGCTGGGAAGGTTTACAGGACATCTTCCCCTGTCCTGTCTGCCTCCACCACTGCTGTAATGGGAATCGAAAGCAGAACACCCAGTTATGTAACAGGACTGATATTGTTAAGCAAATTCCCATCATGAGGAGCAAGAGGAAATGGCAAGAAGAGAAACCCCTGTGTGAGAAGCACAACCAGGAGCTGTCCCTTTTCTGTGAGAAGGACCTGGAGCTACTGTGTCCCCAGTGCAAGGTCTCCAAGAACCAGAATCACCACTTCATGCCCATCGACCAAGCTGCAACTAGTCACAGGAGGAAGCTCAAATACTACATTGAGCTCCTTAAGAAGCAAGTTGGAAATGCTGGAATGGAGTTAGAAACCCAAGTTTCAAAATCGTTTGAATTGAGGATGAAGGTCGAAAGTCAGGTGGGAGAACTATACTCTGATTTTGAACAAGTTAGGGACGTTTTGGGAAAAGAGAAGGATTTAATTCTTTTCACATTACAGGTTGAAGAGAAGGATgttcaaaaaaaattaagtgaaaacaAAGCGATGTTCTCAGAGCATATTTCAACACTAAGAAATCTGCTGGTTGAAATAGCAGAAAAGTGTGTGCAGTCAGAACTGGAATTACTCACAGGTATTGAAAGTATTTACAACAAGTATGAAAACCTGAGCACTCCAGCAGTCTTTTCGtatgaatga